TCGGGGTGGCTGTGAGCGTGGCGTGCGGGGATCGGCGCATCACCGTGGTGCGCTGCGGGCCCGACGAGGTCCGCGCGCTCGACGGCGACTGCACCCACGCCGCCGGCCCCACCGCCCAGGGCACGGTCGACGGTTGCCTGCTGGCCTGCCCCTGGCACGGCGCCGTCTTCGACGTGCGCACCGGCGAAGTCCACCGCGGGCCTGCCCGCAAGCCTCTCGCCACCTACCCGACCCGCGTCGAAGACGGCTGGGCCGTGGTGGTGCTGTCGGCCCAGGACGAGACGGTTGACGGCGAACCCGAGGTTGCCCGCGGTTGAGGCCGACGCAGCCGGTGGGATGGGCGGAAGTGGCGGTACGGCCACGCGCTCTGCTGTCGTTCCGTGGCCGCTGGCGGGTGCTGCACCTGACGTGGATGGCACTGTTCCTCAGCTTCCTGGTGTGGTTCAGCTTCGCCCCGTTGGCCACGCAGGTGGGGCGTTCGCTGGGGCTGACAGCCCCGCAGCTCGCTGCACTGTCGCTGTGCAACGTGGCCCTGACCGTGCCGGGCCGCGTCCTCGTCGGCATGGCGGTGGACCGCTGGGGGTCGCGGCGAGTGTATGGCGCGGTCCTGCTGTACGCGGCGGTGCCCACACTCGTGTTCGCCACCGCGTCATCGTTTCGGTTGCTGGTGGCCAGCCGGCTCGCCGTCAGCCTGGTCGGAGCGGGCTTCGTGGCGGGTGTGCGGATGATGGCCGAGTGGTTCCCGCCCCACGAGATCGGCTTGGCTCAGGGCATCTATGGCGGCTGGGGCAACGCGGGCTCCGCCGCGGCAGCCTTCACCCTCCCGACGGTCGCGGCGATGGTGGGTGGCCCTGAGGGGTGGCGATGGGCCATCGGTACGACCGGGGCACTCGCCGCCGTCTACGGGGGGGTGTACCTGCGGGCGGTGAGCGATACCCCCGACGGATCGGCTGACCGGCGCGCCCTTCGGCGAGGTGCGCTCGAGGTCAACCATCCCGCCGCGGTCGTGGGGGTCGTGGCGCTCCAGGTGCCGCTGGTCGGCGTGCTCGCACTCGTCGCATGGCAGCTCGCCCGGTTGGACCTGCTACAGCTCGACGCGCTACGGGCGGTTCTCACCGGCCTGGTTGTGGTGTTCTGCGTGCAGGTGTGGCGGGCCCTGGCCGTCAACCGGCCGGCCCGACGCAGGGCCCGCGCACCCGACGACGACCGGATCCGGGCCATCGTGACGCTCTGTTTGGCCTACGCCGTGACGTTCGGCTCGGGACTCGCGGTCGTGTCGATGTTGCCCGGGTTCTTCGCCGACACGTTCGGGCTCTCACCGCTCGTGGCGGGCCTGGTCGTCAGCGCGTACGCCTTCACGAACCTTGTCGCCCGGCCGGCGGGCGGGCTGTGCAGTGACCTGCTGGGCAGCCGCCAACGGACCCTGCAGGTGGTCCTGGTTGGGCTGGCCGTCGGCTACGCCGGCATGGCATCGGTCCAGCGCAGCTGGCTGCTTGCCGCCACCGTGGCGGTGGCGAGCTCGTTGTTCGTGCACGCTGGCGCGGGCGCCACCTACGCGATCGTCCCTCTGGTGGAACCCCGGGCGTGCGGGCAGATCGCCGGCCTGGTCGGGGCCTACGGCAACGTCGGAGCACTGCTGTACCTCGCGCTCCTGCCCATCGTCGGCCCGGCCCGCTTCTTTGCGGTGATCGCTGTCTCCGCCGTCGCGGTCGCAGCGTCCTTGCGGTGGCTGCCGGAGCCGCAGGCCGCCGGCCTTACCGACCGCCGACTGTCTCGCACGGCGCCCCTCCCGGCTGGGACCGCGCCGCTACCGGAGGCCGTCGCCTGCCCCGAGGGACGACCGTGAGGCGCCGTGACGACGCGTCGCAGACAGGATCCCGCCGCGACGGCGAGATCCGTCGGGTGCAGCGGCCGCTGGACGACCTCCCCGTGGTGCACCTCGAAGCGAGCGTCCCGATGGTGCCCGCGGAACGCTGGACCCTCACCCTCGACGGTCACGTGGAACGGCCCCAGGTGCTCGCGCTCGCGGAGGTGATCGTGCTGGAGTCGTTCGCAGCCAATTGGAACTTCCACTGCGTGTGGGGATGGAGCCGGCCGCTGTGCCGGTGGAGCGGCGTCAGTGGCCAGGCAGTCGCTGCGGCGGCAGGGATCAGCAGCCCGTACGTCGTCGTTTCCGCCTTCGGAGGGACCTACGCCAGCGCCCTCACCACCGACGAGTTCGTCCGCGGCCTCTTCGCAACCCACCTCGACGACCGGCCGTTAACCCCCGAGCACGGCGCCCCCTTGCGCTACGTCCCGCCGCCCGGGAAGTGGCAGTACAAGGGAGTGAAGTGGGTAGCGCGAGTCACCGCCACGACCGAGTTCAC
The sequence above is a segment of the Actinomycetota bacterium genome. Coding sequences within it:
- a CDS encoding MFS transporter, which encodes MRPTQPVGWAEVAVRPRALLSFRGRWRVLHLTWMALFLSFLVWFSFAPLATQVGRSLGLTAPQLAALSLCNVALTVPGRVLVGMAVDRWGSRRVYGAVLLYAAVPTLVFATASSFRLLVASRLAVSLVGAGFVAGVRMMAEWFPPHEIGLAQGIYGGWGNAGSAAAAFTLPTVAAMVGGPEGWRWAIGTTGALAAVYGGVYLRAVSDTPDGSADRRALRRGALEVNHPAAVVGVVALQVPLVGVLALVAWQLARLDLLQLDALRAVLTGLVVVFCVQVWRALAVNRPARRRARAPDDDRIRAIVTLCLAYAVTFGSGLAVVSMLPGFFADTFGLSPLVAGLVVSAYAFTNLVARPAGGLCSDLLGSRQRTLQVVLVGLAVGYAGMASVQRSWLLAATVAVASSLFVHAGAGATYAIVPLVEPRACGQIAGLVGAYGNVGALLYLALLPIVGPARFFAVIAVSAVAVAASLRWLPEPQAAGLTDRRLSRTAPLPAGTAPLPEAVACPEGRP
- a CDS encoding molybdopterin-dependent oxidoreductase, encoding MRRRDDASQTGSRRDGEIRRVQRPLDDLPVVHLEASVPMVPAERWTLTLDGHVERPQVLALAEVIVLESFAANWNFHCVWGWSRPLCRWSGVSGQAVAAAAGISSPYVVVSAFGGTYASALTTDEFVRGLFATHLDDRPLTPEHGAPLRYVPPPGKWQYKGVKWVARVTATTEFTPGFWETAVGDPRGDIPPDREDLRHEI
- a CDS encoding Rieske (2Fe-2S) protein, with amino-acid sequence MPTRRRPDAVVLPLDDLPVGVAVSVACGDRRITVVRCGPDEVRALDGDCTHAAGPTAQGTVDGCLLACPWHGAVFDVRTGEVHRGPARKPLATYPTRVEDGWAVVVLSAQDETVDGEPEVARG